The Brasilonema sennae CENA114 genome includes a region encoding these proteins:
- a CDS encoding DUF4347 domain-containing protein, with amino-acid sequence MQPTQTQILEKHNRFSIGTQQNQPSSVLSRSLVFIDTAVADYQTLVLGVEKGTQVILLHPEWDGVEQITAALSQRADDITTVHIVSHGSPGCLYLGNSCLNLKTLEFYASLLEEWFPNGSTPSLLLYGCNIAATDIGIEFISKLRQKTGAQIAASTTPTGNPALGGNWKLEVSTQEMPTMSLAFPVATQVAYTGVLNPSRVSVGASGNQTNNNSLSPAISTSGRYVAFRSDANNLVADDTNLLSDIFVYDTQTGITNRVSVGSGGVEENNAANGRPAISGDGRYVAFESYASNLVANDTNDFSDIFVYDTQTRTTIRVSVDSQGNEGDGVSFSPTISGDGRYVAFESYASNLVADDTNDFNDVFLYDTQTRTTIRVSVDSQGNQGNNASFFPVISADGRYVAFDSFASNLVPDDTNNTRDVFLYNTQTRTTSRVPVDSQGNQGNNASFSPVISADGRYLAFESYANNLVPGDTNDTGDIFLYDTQTRTTSRISVDSQGNQGNNESFSPSISADGRYVAYASYANNLVAGDTNNTADIFVYDTQTRTTKRVSIDSQNNQGNDLSYNSVISASGRYVAYESYASNLVTGDTNNSRDIFLYDTITNNAPTNLALSATSVDEKVPAATQIGLFTSIDPDTNDQHIYSLVTGTGDTDNAVFTINGDKLLINNSPNFVSKSSYNIRARTTDNGGLYFDKQFTINVNQSVNPGVNPGVNPGVNPGVNPGNNSTVTTQPPTTPQLTQIASDVFNIKGNSSQTKLSVKLTDHSSSLVNEVGVFTVDDAQGRINGILPGSAGYSEAALNRAQVIFSALANTPSGFDTDLTRKLAFDSNANLRFYLVPDSTTDSVLFDNTSSTKVVFPSAANFKVESLNNGEFSLGWKDPLTQNGDFNALGINVKATNEEFSLGSSLQGKPQEQLIDLRQVNTQVKADFVLNREAAFSDFIGFYKIADDKGGIDTNGDGIVDLRPGDAGYAQAAVKGRVPGIDLTVNNQATANFTGIFNGGSLYAPFMIVNGKPDALLDSNSNNDPQVYFSFLGANSDKTDHVSLLGDNVFGFEDLVNGGDKDYNDVTVRINLSQA; translated from the coding sequence ATGCAGCCAACTCAAACACAAATCCTTGAGAAACATAATCGTTTTAGTATTGGAACACAGCAGAATCAGCCCAGCAGTGTTCTTTCTAGAAGCTTAGTATTCATAGACACAGCCGTAGCGGATTATCAAACCCTAGTGCTTGGAGTGGAGAAAGGCACACAGGTGATACTTTTGCACCCAGAATGGGATGGTGTCGAGCAAATCACCGCTGCATTGTCTCAGCGAGCAGACGATATAACCACAGTCCATATAGTCTCACACGGTTCACCAGGATGCTTGTATCTGGGCAATAGCTGCTTGAACTTAAAAACCCTAGAATTCTACGCCAGTCTCTTAGAGGAATGGTTTCCAAACGGTTCTACTCCCTCGTTGTTGCTCTATGGCTGCAACATTGCAGCCACAGACATCGGCATCGAATTCATATCCAAATTGCGGCAAAAAACAGGAGCACAAATAGCTGCTTCCACTACCCCCACAGGGAATCCAGCTTTAGGCGGTAACTGGAAACTGGAAGTGAGTACACAGGAAATGCCAACGATGTCGTTGGCATTTCCTGTTGCAACTCAAGTCGCATATACTGGGGTGTTAAACCCTAGCCGTGTCTCTGTAGGTGCAAGCGGTAACCAGACAAATAACAACTCGTTGAGCCCAGCCATCTCCACTTCCGGGCGTTATGTAGCATTTCGGTCTGATGCTAACAACTTAGTAGCAGATGACACAAATCTATTAAGTGATATTTTTGTCTACGATACTCAGACAGGCATTACCAACCGCGTTTCTGTAGGTTCAGGCGGCGTCGAGGAAAATAACGCCGCGAATGGGCGTCCTGCTATCTCGGGAGATGGACGTTATGTGGCGTTTGAGTCATATGCCAGCAATTTAGTAGCAAATGACACGAATGACTTTAGTGACATCTTTGTCTATGACACTCAAACACGCACCACAATCCGCGTTTCCGTAGATTCACAGGGAAATGAGGGGGATGGCGTATCCTTCTCCCCCACCATCTCGGGAGATGGACGTTATGTGGCGTTTGAGTCATATGCCAGCAATCTAGTAGCAGATGACACGAATGACTTTAATGACGTCTTCCTCTATGACACTCAAACACGCACCACAATCCGCGTTTCCGTAGATTCACAGGGAAATCAAGGAAATAATGCATCTTTCTTTCCTGTCATTTCGGCAGATGGACGTTATGTGGCGTTTGATTCATTTGCTAGCAACTTAGTTCCTGACGATACAAACAACACTCGTGACGTCTTCCTCTATAACACTCAAACACGCACTACTAGCCGTGTGCCCGTAGATTCACAGGGAAATCAAGGGAATAATGCATCTTTTTCGCCCGTCATTTCGGCAGATGGACGTTATCTGGCATTTGAGTCATATGCTAACAACTTGGTGCCAGGAGACACTAACGACACTGGTGACATCTTTCTCTATGACACCCAAACACGCACCACCAGCCGCATTTCCGTAGATTCACAGGGCAATCAGGGAAATAACGAATCCTTCTCCCCGAGCATCTCGGCAGATGGACGTTATGTGGCATATGCTTCATATGCTAACAACTTAGTAGCAGGAGACACTAATAACACTGCCGACATTTTTGTTTACGACACTCAAACACGCACCACCAAACGTGTTTCTATAGATTCACAAAATAATCAGGGAAATGACTTATCCTACAACTCCGTCATCTCCGCTTCGGGACGTTATGTCGCGTATGAGTCATATGCCAGCAACTTAGTAACAGGAGACACTAATAACAGCCGTGACATCTTCCTTTACGACACTATTACCAACAACGCCCCAACAAACTTGGCATTGAGTGCTACTAGTGTAGATGAAAAGGTGCCTGCGGCAACACAAATTGGTCTTTTCACTAGCATAGATCCAGATACAAACGACCAGCACATTTACAGCTTAGTGACGGGGACGGGCGATACTGATAATGCCGTCTTTACTATTAATGGCGACAAACTACTCATTAATAATTCCCCCAACTTTGTAAGCAAATCTAGTTACAACATCCGCGCCCGTACTACTGACAACGGTGGACTCTACTTTGACAAACAGTTCACTATTAACGTCAATCAGAGCGTCAATCCGGGCGTTAATCCGGGCGTCAATCCGGGCGTCAATCCGGGCGTTAATCCGGGCAATAACTCTACTGTAACTACTCAGCCGCCAACGACTCCTCAGTTAACTCAAATTGCTTCTGATGTTTTCAACATAAAAGGTAATAGCAGTCAAACTAAACTTTCAGTTAAGCTCACAGATCATAGTTCTTCACTTGTCAATGAAGTAGGAGTATTTACCGTTGACGATGCACAAGGTCGAATCAACGGTATTCTCCCTGGTAGCGCTGGTTACAGCGAAGCTGCCTTGAATCGAGCTCAGGTTATTTTCTCTGCTCTTGCTAATACCCCAAGTGGATTTGATACCGATCTGACACGTAAATTGGCGTTCGACTCAAATGCCAACTTGAGATTTTATTTAGTACCTGACAGCACCACAGATTCAGTGTTGTTTGATAACACCTCTTCAACAAAAGTGGTGTTTCCATCTGCAGCAAATTTCAAAGTCGAAAGCTTGAACAACGGAGAGTTCTCTTTGGGTTGGAAAGATCCATTAACTCAAAATGGTGACTTCAATGCTTTGGGAATCAATGTGAAAGCAACAAATGAAGAATTTTCTTTAGGTAGCAGTCTGCAAGGAAAACCGCAAGAGCAACTCATCGATTTGCGACAAGTTAACACTCAAGTCAAAGCTGATTTTGTTCTCAACAGAGAAGCTGCTTTTAGTGACTTTATTGGTTTCTACAAAATAGCAGATGACAAGGGTGGTATTGATACTAATGGAGACGGTATTGTTGACCTCCGTCCGGGAGATGCTGGTTATGCACAAGCTGCTGTTAAGGGACGTGTTCCTGGCATTGACTTGACGGTAAACAACCAAGCGACGGCAAATTTCACTGGAATTTTCAATGGTGGTTCGCTGTATGCCCCGTTCATGATCGTCAATGGGAAACCTGATGCACTTTTAGATAGTAATTCCAATAACGACCCACAAGTTTATTTTTCATTCTTGGGTGCTAATTCTGACAAAACGGATCATGTTTCTTTGTTGGGAGATAACGTTTTTGGTTTTGAGGATCTGGTTAATGGCGGTGACAAGGATTACAACGATGTAACTGTCCGAATCAATTTGAGTCAGGCATAA